CGGAGGCTCCGGCTGCTCCACACGGTGGAGACCGCCGGGGTGTTCGACATGAAGTGGAGCCCCGTGGCGCCTCTGCTCGCGCAGGCCGACGCCCACGGCCGCCTCGCGCTCTGGCGCCTGGAGCAGGAGGACGGATCGGACAAAGGTGCTGTTTGTTCCTGCATTTGCATTACCATAGAATCAAATAAGTTGTCTGCTGTGTCAAAATTGGATCACTATCCACTTACTAAGCTTCCATGAATTATTTACTGAACATAGTGATGCACTGCTACTGATGCCAAAGGCAAATTCAAGTTCTTAGGATTCTGAAAGCGTTCTATCATCCATGTGAATGTTGCCTGATGCTTGCAGAAGTATTTAGGGGTTCAGGggttatgcttttttttttttttggggggggggttggTGAAATGGGTTTCTTACTCTCATGGATTGAGTGGATGTGTTCCCAGTGGTTAATCTGGATTAACAAGAAGTTGCTTCAACTATGCAATATTCTGCCCTTCTGGAGGTGATCCGTGTCTGTCATCTTCTTTTGAGAATAAGGCAATATGCTGCTGAATGATGTTCTAAGTCAATTCGTATTCTTGCATTTCTGGATCAAATTTGGTCTTGATTTTTTAGTTAAATTGCCACGATAGTCTAGTTGATTCTGTACTGGAAGCAGGGGAGCTTGTGTAGCTATTTGTAAACACCTCAGTATTTGTCATATTTGTAGTCCACCATGTATTTCTTATATGTTGAGGCTGAATTCAAGTGCTTTATGTGACCGAATTATGCAGGTGCTGTTCTCAGGGATGTCTGTTCTGGAGACATTTCTTCTTCGATGTGCTTGTTTGTGGACTGGAACCAAACTGCCAAGGCACTTTCCGTTGGATTATCGGATGGTTCCCTGTCTGTGGTTTCCATGAGGGAGGACCGCTTGGAGGTATCAGAACAGTGGACTGCTCATCAGTATGAAGTGTGGACTTGCTATTTTGATCGTGCAAATCCACACTTGTTATACAGCGGATCAGACGACTGCTCCTTCAGCTGCTGGGACTTGCGACAGAACCCATCAAATGCTGTGTTTCAGAACAAAAAGTCGCATAATATGGGTGTCTGTTGCATTGCTCAGAATCCACTAGAGGGGAACATGCTACTTACTGGAAGCTATGATGAATTTCTCAGAGTTTGGGACATAAGATCAATGGTGAAACCCGTTAATGTGAAGTCCCTAAATTTAGGGGGTGGTGTATGGAGGATTAAATATCATCCTCTTATTGCAGATGTTGTCttggctgcatgcatgcacaatgGGTTTGCCATTGTTAAAGTAGGTACTGGGGATGCTGCAGTAGTGGAAACATATTGCAAGCATGAGTCCTTAGCATATGGTGCGGATTGGCAGATAAATGAAGGTGCAGAACAGAACAAGAATTTTTCAGTTGTTGCTACCTGTTCATTTTATGATCGACTCCTCCGTGTGTGGCAACCGGAGAACCTAGGCAATCTTTAAGAGTGAAAGTGCCATTGCACTCAGTTCAAGTATCACTATGTGGACTTGTTTCCAGGTAGCTCCTCAAAGTTGTGCTGATTTATTTAAAGACATGAGCTTTTGGTAGAATCATGTCTGTTCCATAGCTTGTCATTCACATATATTTGTGTGATGCCAGCTTTCCCGtcgcaaaactatatatttgtaTGGTCCTCAAAGATGTTTCCTGTTGATTATATTTGAAGTACTCCATTTTGTAGATTATATTGACGCTTTAACAACAATCTTTACATCACAAAATTGCCTTAGTGTGGATCTTCCTTAGCTTTTTGAATTTTGACCGATCACACTTCTGTCTGTAAATTACTGTATTATGTAAGCTTGTTTGATAATTTGAATTTTGCCTTTCAATCATGTTTTTAGTAACAGCTATATAATCCAAATTTTATCCTTTAAAGTTGGTGCCTTCataaatactacctccatcccaaaatataagaatttataGGGTTGGACACGGATATCAAGGA
This window of the Oryza sativa Japonica Group chromosome 4, ASM3414082v1 genome carries:
- the LOC4336350 gene encoding uncharacterized protein; its protein translation is MDLGSCYLGGNADAVEFCPHRPFRHVLAAATYTLQEQGGERQDRAGSVSLFAVDAGEEDAPRRLRLLHTVETAGVFDMKWSPVAPLLAQADAHGRLALWRLEQEDGSDKGAVLRDVCSGDISSSMCLFVDWNQTAKALSVGLSDGSLSVVSMREDRLEVSEQWTAHQYEVWTCYFDRANPHLLYSGSDDCSFSCWDLRQNPSNAVFQNKKSHNMGVCCIAQNPLEGNMLLTGSYDEFLRVWDIRSMVKPVNVKSLNLGGGVWRIKYHPLIADVVLAACMHNGFAIVKVGTGDAAVVETYCKHESLAYGADWQINEGAEQNKNFSVVATCSFYDRLLRVWQPENLGNL